The genomic window CACCATTACACCGGGTAAATTTTTCTCGATTTTGTTTTGTAAATATTGGCTTACTTTTTTTGTTACCTCATCATCATCAGCAACTAACTCTAACTCAACATCCGTTAGGCCCAATTCTTTTTGTGCTATCGCCCATAACTGGGAAGCTTTTTCTGGTTGATACTCTAGATAATCTCCAGCTGCTTTTCTAAAATCTTCGCCTGTTTCAGGATTTTCTACTAAACCACTTGTTACCAAACCACCTAAAGCTTTAGAGCCGTTAGCCATAATGTTATCTGCTAGTTCCTCACGTGATATTGCCAATGCTAAGGCTGTCCTCATATTTTTATTTTTTAATGCTGGGTTATTTAGGTGATTTAGTTCTAAATAAACAGATTTTGCCATCAAAGGTGCCATAAATTCAGAATCTTGATTATATTGTTGAGCAAATTCTCCAGTCAACGCAATCGAATCAATTTCGCCATTATTGTATAAATTTAGACCCGTAGATGTTTCTTTAATCACTTGATTCGTAACTTTTGTTAAAGCAACATTCTCTTTATCCCAGTATTGCTCATTTTTTTCATACGTCCACGATAAACCTGTTCCATCCCATTCTTTTAAGATAAACGGACCATTATACAATGCTGCTTCACTACTCGTTCCAAATTTTGAACCTTGAGTACTGATAAATGATTCCTTTTGAGGAAAGAACGTTGGTTTAGTAATCAACTTCAAAAAGTTTTCTACTGGTCTTTCCAAAGTAATTGCTAACTCTAATTCATTTAGCGCTTTTATCCCCAGTTCATCAACCTTAGTTTCTCCCGCTAAAATAGCTTCAGCATTTTTTATATCTGTCATTACAAATGAATAGTTAGCAGCTGTTTCAGGATTAACAATTCGCTGCCAACCATATTCAAAATCCGCTGCCGTCAAAGGTTCACCATTAGACCATTTTAAATCAGGTTTCAATGTAAACAGATACGTTAACTGGTCCTCACTTACTTCGGGTGCTCCTTCAACTAAAGCTGGAATGGCTTTTTCGTTAGTATCTAAGCGGTAAAGACCTTCCATCACTTGGTTTAAAGTACTAAAACTAATGGTGTCTTGTGATAAAGCTGGGTCAATTGTCGGCAATTCCGAGGCAACACTTAGATTAAGTAATTGTTCTGTCTTATCTTTTTCTGAAGCATTCGAAGCAGAATTTCCATTAGCTGCTTGACTATCAGACAATCCACATCCACTCATAACGACCATTCCTATAGCAAAGTAAATAAGTTTTTTCATTTTCATATCTCTCCTTTTTTTTATAGTTTATTTTCTTATCATATTCTAACCTGTTAAAGCTTTTTCCTATCATACAAGATTAAACATAATTATACAACATTAATCCCCATTTTTAACAAAAAAAGATAAAATATGCATTATAAATGCATATATCAGCTATAGATTTTTTTGTGTACAAAAAATAAAGCTGAAAGAAAACATTTCAGCTTTATTCTAAAGAGGTATAATGAGATCATCTTCAGAATCTTTATTTGAATTGATTGCTTTTATTTCAATAATTAATTTGTGAGGCAAACAGATACTCGTCTCACCAGGTCTACTTATCCAACCCGTTTTCACAGCAATTTGGTCAGGACTATTGTCTTCTTTGTTTCGGATTTTTTTTCCATCTACTTCAATAATATTGTATTGTCCATCTGCTGGATAGAAAGTAAACTTCTCGTTTTTTGTTTGATCCGATAGCTCTACTTGTTTAACTTCTTTGCCATTGATTGAAACAATTGCAATGATTGTGCTATTTTGGTCTATCAAGAAATTCTGTCGATTAAATACAATATATGGAATAAATGAACCAATTAGTAATAAAATAATAATAGCCACATCAAGTGGTTTAACTAATTTCTTATACTGTTTAAATTTAGTCATAAAAATTGGCTCCGTCCATTCTAATCTGTTAAGTAAATTTTCTACTAGCCTTATTGTAACAAGCAATAGCTAACTCAACAAGAGCAACATTACTTCTTAATCATTATTTTAGCTTACAAAAAAACACAAGAAAAGCTCATGAGCTTCTCTTGTGTTTTTTTAATTTTAGGATTATTTACGACTTTCCTTAAATTTTCTTTCAAAAAGTGGACTAACAGACTTATTTTCATGAATCCGTTTGATCGCATCTGCCATTAATGCACTAACGCTTATTCCGATAATTTTATCAATTTTTTTATCTTCAGGAAGATAGATAGAATCCGTTACAATCAATTGTTTGATTCCAGAATTTTGAATACGTTCAATTGCAGGGCCGGATAAAACTGGATGTGTGCAACAAGCATAAACTTCAGTAGCACCCGCTTCTTCTAAAGCTTTTGCAGCTAAAGTAATGGTTCCTGCTGTATCAATCATGTCATCGATTAAAATACACGTTTTACCTTCAACAGACCCGATAATATTCATTACTTCTGCTACATTAGCTTTTGGACGACGTTTATCAATGATTGCAATTGGCGACTTTAAGAATTCAGCTAATTTACGGGCACGGGTAACTCCGCCATGATCAGGTGAAACAACTACAACACCTTCACCTTCAAGACCACAGTCTAAAAAATGATTTGCTAAAAGAGAAGCTCCTAATAAATGATCCACTGGCATATCAAAGAATCCTTGAATTTGTGAAGCATGTAAATCTAATGTCAGAATACGGTCTGCTCCTGCAGCTGTAATCATATTAGCAACTAATTTTGCAGTAATAGGCTCTCTTGAGCGTGCTTTACGGTCTTGTCTAGCATATCCATAATAAGGAATAACTAAGTTTACTGTTTTTGCACTAGCTCGCTTTAATGCATCAATCATAATCAACATTTCCATTATATTATCATTTACTGGACTAGAAGTTGATTGGATAATATAAACATGATCTCCACGAATACTTTCTTCAATATTGATTCGAATTTCTCCATCGCTGAACTGATCCACTGAGAGTTTCCCTAATTCTACTCCTACATCATTAGCAATTTTCTCTGCTAATGGCTTGTTAGAGTTTAACGCAAAAATCTTTAACTTTGGATCAAAATAGTGTCCTGACATAGTGACCTCCACTTTCTTTATTTTCAAGAATATCCTTTGTTTACCATTCAACTCAATACTAGTCATTTTAACCATATAAATCAAGATAATTCTTACCATTACTTAAATTTCACGAGTTATCTTAATGTGGCAAATTGTTATAATAGCCTAGTTTATTTTCTTGGCGTGCTCTAGCGATTGCCAAAGCTTCTGTCGGAACATCTTTCGTAATAGTCGACCCTGCAGCAATATAAACATTCTCTTCAATCGTTAATGGTGCAACTAAGTTTGCATTACAACCCACAAAAACATTATTTCCTATTGTTGTGCGGAATTTATTTTTGCCATCATAGTTTACAAAAATTGTGCCACAGCCAATATTAATGTTCTCGCCTAAGTCGGCATCGCCAATATAAGTCAGATGACCAACCTTTGTTGTCGCTCCAATACTAGCATTCTTGATTTCAACAAAATTCCCAATATGCACGGCTTCACCAATTTTACTATTTGGGCGAAGATGACTATAAGGTCCAATATTGCTATTTTTCCCCATTATGGAATCCTTAATGGTTGAGTTAGCAACACGTACACCATCAGCGATAGTACTATTTGACAGTTCAGAATGTGCTCCAATAAAGCAATCTTCTCCTATCGTAGTGTTGCCCTTCAATAAAACATTAGGCTCAATCACTGTATCTGATCCAATAACAACACCGCTATCAATGTAAGTTGTTGCTGGGTCAATCATTGTTACGCCGTTTTTCATATGCATTTTATTGATTCGTTCACGCATTAATTGTGAAGCCTCAGATAATGCAACGCGATCATTGACTCCTAGTCCATCATGTTCGCTTACCATCTTATAAGCGTCAACAATTTCATTTTGCTTCTTAAGTATTTCGATAACATCTGGTAAGTAGTACTCACCTTGGGAATTTTGATTCCCTACTTGTGAGAGAGTTTCAAATAGTAAGCGATTATCAAAGCAGTAAGTTCCAGTGTTCACTTCCTGAACAAGTTGCTCGGCTTCATTCGCATCTTTTTGTTCAACGATTTTCTCTACAGAATTTTTATCATTGCGAATAATACGACCATAGCCTGTTGGATTTTGAGCATGCGCAGTCAAAATTGTCGCTTTTGCTCCTTTTTCCTGATGGTAATCAAATAGATTGTTTAATGTTTCTGCTGTTAATAATGGTGTATCTCCGCAGATAACCAAGGTAATTCCTTCTCTATCTTTCAAATGGGTTTCAGCTTGTATGACTGCATGACCTGTACCTAGTTGTTCTTCTTGTACAGCGTAACTTGTTCGATTACCTAAGTATTCTTTAACCTTCTCAGCACCAAATCCAACGATTGTTACAATTTCATTTACACCTGTCGCTTCTACTTGGTCAATGACATGACCCACCATTGGTTTGCCTGCAACGAGATGTAAGACCTTATATAATTTCGACTTCATACGTGAGCCTTGTCCTGCCGCTAATACGACTGCGTATCTTTGCATCATTTCAGTAACCTCCATTCATTATTTTAATCATCAACTGTTTTTATTTTGTTTACTCTAATTTTATAGGTTTATTTATTTCTTGTTTTTAGCTCCAACTATTCAATAATAGCTTAAAAAACGTTAATTTTCAAGGAAAACTCCTATTCTTTAGGGTCCTTTTAGAATTTTATTCCAAACTATTTAGGTAAGTTGAATCATTCTTACTTTTAAAACTATTGTCTTAGTATCTATTCTTGTATACTTAGAGAAATCATACTAAAAGGAGGATTATAAATATGAATCAAAAATCAGAACATTATTGGGTAGAACAACTAGAATTGATTCCTCACCCTGAAGGAGGTTTCTTCAAATCTGTTTCTCAACCCGCTGAAATCTATCACATTAAAGAAGGTTATGAAAGGCCTTTGTATACGAGTATTTACTTTTTGTTAAACGATGAAAGTCCCTCG from Carnobacterium iners includes these protein-coding regions:
- a CDS encoding peptide ABC transporter substrate-binding protein, yielding MKKLIYFAIGMVVMSGCGLSDSQAANGNSASNASEKDKTEQLLNLSVASELPTIDPALSQDTISFSTLNQVMEGLYRLDTNEKAIPALVEGAPEVSEDQLTYLFTLKPDLKWSNGEPLTAADFEYGWQRIVNPETAANYSFVMTDIKNAEAILAGETKVDELGIKALNELELAITLERPVENFLKLITKPTFFPQKESFISTQGSKFGTSSEAALYNGPFILKEWDGTGLSWTYEKNEQYWDKENVALTKVTNQVIKETSTGLNLYNNGEIDSIALTGEFAQQYNQDSEFMAPLMAKSVYLELNHLNNPALKNKNMRTALALAISREELADNIMANGSKALGGLVTSGLVENPETGEDFRKAAGDYLEYQPEKASQLWAIAQKELGLTDVELELVADDDEVTKKVSQYLQNKIEKNLPGVMVTIKNVPFKNRIELGDNGDFDLLLSGWGADTNDTNNFLSLFLSGSVFNGGKYSSEEYDKFVQASMDVDSNNPEKKWANNLAAEKILMDDVAIVPLYQQAQAMLLRENVEDYYLSQINSVNLKYVSIRE
- a CDS encoding NusG domain II-containing protein, translating into MTKFKQYKKLVKPLDVAIIILLLIGSFIPYIVFNRQNFLIDQNSTIIAIVSINGKEVKQVELSDQTKNEKFTFYPADGQYNIIEVDGKKIRNKEDNSPDQIAVKTGWISRPGETSICLPHKLIIEIKAINSNKDSEDDLIIPL
- a CDS encoding ribose-phosphate diphosphokinase, with amino-acid sequence MSGHYFDPKLKIFALNSNKPLAEKIANDVGVELGKLSVDQFSDGEIRINIEESIRGDHVYIIQSTSSPVNDNIMEMLIMIDALKRASAKTVNLVIPYYGYARQDRKARSREPITAKLVANMITAAGADRILTLDLHASQIQGFFDMPVDHLLGASLLANHFLDCGLEGEGVVVVSPDHGGVTRARKLAEFLKSPIAIIDKRRPKANVAEVMNIIGSVEGKTCILIDDMIDTAGTITLAAKALEEAGATEVYACCTHPVLSGPAIERIQNSGIKQLIVTDSIYLPEDKKIDKIIGISVSALMADAIKRIHENKSVSPLFERKFKESRK
- the glmU gene encoding bifunctional UDP-N-acetylglucosamine diphosphorylase/glucosamine-1-phosphate N-acetyltransferase GlmU, with product MMQRYAVVLAAGQGSRMKSKLYKVLHLVAGKPMVGHVIDQVEATGVNEIVTIVGFGAEKVKEYLGNRTSYAVQEEQLGTGHAVIQAETHLKDREGITLVICGDTPLLTAETLNNLFDYHQEKGAKATILTAHAQNPTGYGRIIRNDKNSVEKIVEQKDANEAEQLVQEVNTGTYCFDNRLLFETLSQVGNQNSQGEYYLPDVIEILKKQNEIVDAYKMVSEHDGLGVNDRVALSEASQLMRERINKMHMKNGVTMIDPATTYIDSGVVIGSDTVIEPNVLLKGNTTIGEDCFIGAHSELSNSTIADGVRVANSTIKDSIMGKNSNIGPYSHLRPNSKIGEAVHIGNFVEIKNASIGATTKVGHLTYIGDADLGENINIGCGTIFVNYDGKNKFRTTIGNNVFVGCNANLVAPLTIEENVYIAAGSTITKDVPTEALAIARARQENKLGYYNNLPH